The following proteins are co-located in the Coregonus clupeaformis isolate EN_2021a unplaced genomic scaffold, ASM2061545v1 scaf1073, whole genome shotgun sequence genome:
- the LOC123486222 gene encoding OX-2 membrane glycoprotein-like translates to MALIVLPKGLSQLVRTQQVVTATLGEDAILNCELMTPKDVRQVTWQKLTTGANENVATYSKRGPNVNPPFKGKVEFEDEGLQNCSIIIRGVSRGDESCYKCLFNTFPDGPISGRTCLQVNELYGPSLLITQTNNSHTTLSCSATGRPAPIVTWEDTEILENSTMANVTHPNGTVSVTITSMLAAFSLPDKDTRVGCMVSLFSGGVTKNISMVIPARTEAPFAGLPEVTDGDRISGKRTVIGAVMGSLCFIAVCCGAVALWWCKLRNKMRSPNPTAHDRDQEELSTVNPQHDDPEI, encoded by the exons GGCTCTCTCAGCTGGTGAGAACACAGCAGGTTGTCACAGCAACCCTGGGAGAAGATGCAATCTTAAACTGTGAGCTCATGACACCCAAAGATGTGCGGCAAGTCACCTGGCAAAAACTGACAACTGGGGCGAATGAAAATGTGGCCACCTACAGTAAACGCGGTCCTAATGTCAACCCACCTTTTAAGGGGAAAGTGGAGTTTGAAGACGAGGGTCTGCAGAACTGCTCTATCATCATCAGAGGAGTGTCAAGAGGAGATGAGTCCTGCTACAAGTGTctgtttaacacctttccagatGGACCTATCAGTGGAAGGACCTGCCTCCAAGTCAATG aGCTGTATGGACCCTCACTCCTCATCACACAAACCAACAACAGTCACACCACTCTGTCCTGTTCTGCTACTGGACGACCTGCTCCTATAGTGACCTGGGAAGACACAGAAATTCTAGAAAATTCCACAATGGCCAACGTCACCCATCCCAATGGAACTGTCAGTGTCACCATAACTTCCATGCTGGCAGCATTCAGTCTACCTGACAAAGACACGAGGGTTGGCTGTATGGTTTCACTGTTCTCTGGAGGTGTCACCAAGAACATATCCATGGTTATTCCAGCTAGAACTGAAGCTCCATTTGCTG GTCTACCTGAGGTCACTGATGGTGACAGGATCAGTG GTAAGCGAACAGTGATTGGTGCAGTGATGGGTTCACTGTGTTTCATTGCTGTGTGCTGTGGAGCTGTGGCACTGTGGTGGTGCAAACTGAGAAATAAAATGAGAAG CCCAAATCCCACAGCCCATGACAGAGATCAGGAAGAACTATCAACAGTCAACCCTCAACATGATGACCCTGAAATCTAG